The window GATTAAGGTTTAGTttagaaacagagagaaactgacaccAATCAGTGAGGAATTCTTTTTCTGTTGATGGACAAACcgactgatcagctgattgtttcaTCAGCACACATCTTCTGTACTTACTGATCGCATTTAATCGGCCTATAAACATGTAAGTAACGATTGATGACgtgtttaatgtttatttatcaaaccTTCTCCAGTGAAGACGTTTATATTATTAAAGTCTGTTACTAACTGTTTCTGACCTGTTTATTGATTATAAATGATCAATAAACGCGGTGCCCTCCTCTCATCAGTAAACTCTGGGTTGTCAGCGAGTTGATGGACGGGAGTTAAACtagtcttgttgttgttgttgttgtttacctTCACAGCTGTACTGCTGATGTCAGCGTGTTGCGTTCAGGGTCTGGGTGTGGACGTGTCTCCCAAAAGGCCTCTGTTGAGACTCGGGGAGCGTCAGCAGCTGGTGTGCCACGTTCAGCAATGTCCTGAGATGCCGATCGTGTCTTGGTCCCTGATGGGGGACCGGCCTCTGACCGCCTCCGTCAGCACCAACAGGACTCACTCCgtggtgacctttgaccccgtGATGATGG of the Micropterus dolomieu isolate WLL.071019.BEF.003 ecotype Adirondacks unplaced genomic scaffold, ASM2129224v1 contig_12168, whole genome shotgun sequence genome contains:
- the LOC123965991 gene encoding vascular cell adhesion protein 1-like, encoding MSLPSVCRIFVRLLAAVLLMSACCVQGLGVDVSPKRPLLRLGERQQLVCHVQQCPEMPIVSWSLMGDRPLTASVSTNRTHSVVTFDPVMMEHEGLLLCKVSCGGENRQIKTSVQVY